The nucleotide sequence tttgtgaaatgtttaacTTGAAGGTGTGCTTCTGCTATCCTTCTTTTATATAAATGCCACTTGAATTGATATGTTGTGTAATGCAATGCCATTCCTTCactgcatactgtatgtgcatataCATCCATTCATTCTCCAACATGTTTAATGCTCCTTGACTCTCTATCACGTATCGTGACTGTCGGGGAGATGACTGCCAGCGGACACGACTGAAGATCTGCTATTTAATGAGGTAAATAAAAACAGCTTCCGTTTAACAAGATAAACAACCCATTTATTCCCCATGAGTTTCCTCTTCTGAATTATTTAAGGTGTTTTATTTGCATTGCTAGGCAACAACAGAACATGTCGTGAGGAGActattatatagtgtttttgtgtttttttattcccCTTCTGTTCTTCCTCTTTTTCTCCGGGGGCTGCGTGACTGTCGCCTGCGCTCAGAATGAGGAGTGATGATGTCACAAGGACAGGCATCGCTCCTTCAGATCGACATTTGTCCACAGTGGACATTTTGTGTTTTAGTGCACAGCaaagaatgattcagtgattcatccaTCTATTATTCACAAAGCATGTCTCCTCAGGCAACCTTTCCTTTCTTCTCTGTTCACATCTGCCTGCCAGTTTTCAGATCTATCACTCCACCAAAACCACAGGCTTTTATTCAGGATTTCAGGAtttgttttgagaataaatacAAGACTATGTAATGATCTGGGAATTAAAatctaaaggctggaatacactactcGACTTATAAAATGtgaactgattttaaaattctagACATCATACACTTAATTTTGTAAACAGTCACAAAGGGAAAACTGGGCATCATACTCTTAACGACTGAGGATCATACGCTACCAGAATTTAAAGTCCTtccgatcacaacaaactcacacagaaacataTTCTTAGAGATAAACGCCTTGAGATCCATCATCTCATTTTCTCATCACACTAGGAGATGTATCAACATTATGTACTCAAAAATcgtctgaaaatatcaaacatgttttccCCTGAatggatggaatcatagtctgaagttattatcatacactaaatgacttTCTAAGAAATCCGTAAagtcaaatctgcagactggctctgactttcagcaactagAGACATCTGTAGATCAGAAGGAAATCAGGGCAAAGTCATGTCGTTTATTCCACCCTTATTTTAACACTCATGTTGTGTTCTATCATTTTGAAtctgagaggtttttttttctttttcccaaaaaTGCTTGTTAATGGTGTTCCCGAGCAAAAATGACCAACCTGCAAAAAATTGCTAAGGTGAAAATGAGGTAAATAAGCTCAGATCATTGAGGCCTACAATCAGTCAGTTTCcaacagaactgcaaaaactgtgctaatacaataaaaaaaaaaaatgaaaaaagatttttaagaTTTGGTAATAATGTAGCATAGCAAGACATCTATAAGCAATTTTTGTAGGTTTGTCAgttttgactgggaacaccacaagtgaTCAGTAAGGTAAGgggttgaaaataaaaataaacagttggaaataaacagcattttaaaatttaaatatctgaCAATGAAATGTAAAAGGAATAAGGATATAAGATTTCAGCCCTGTTTCTAGATCACTGGTAAATTTGACCATGACCATGCAAAGTCTTGTAGAGATGATTAGATTTCTTAATTTCATCAAAGCACAAAGTTCTCTCTGGATCATGCTAGAGAATAGTCGAGGGGTTTTACACATACTTATGGCATTTATGCAGCTCATCATTTAAGCAAAATgggaaaaaacaaatactaagacattttgaaatgcatgTTAATTTATGGGTGTTGACTATCAAATTATGTTAATATGTAATGCATTTAATACATAATCTAATTAGCaatttaaattgttgtattaagttttaaaagtataaaatagttttatccaatttgattaaaaaaaaaagacacacacactttccaaTGTGCACACACCTGTGGTTAGGGTAACTTATCAGTTATCAGTGTATACTGAGGTGTTGTGTAAAACTTGTCTGATGACCTTTTGACCCCTGCTATCACTGGTCTCACTAATATGCACAGTTACACAATGCAATACTTGGGTTGTTACCTCCTAACTGCATGATGTTACTCTGACTCACACTGGGAACACATTCCAGCTGATGTTTAtgtctcaaaaaaaagaaaaaaaaaaactgaaaaacaagaaaagaatgtgtttttgtgtctcaGTGCCCTTAGTGAGTCCGACAGTCAAAAACATCTACATAATTAATGATAAAAGGCATGCATCTGACATAAATACACTTCATCCGTTCCTTTCTCAAGGGACTTGGTGAGAgtcaccaaaacaaaaacatcacaaaatgaaGGAGGTCAGTGTTTTGTAGAACTGCATCCTGCTGTGGGAAAAGTAACCTTGCTCGATTTAAAATGTAGCCTTGATATTTACTGGAAGCATCCAATCAGGTTAGATTTGTTGCTGTTTTTCAGGGGGTCCACAGGAAATCAACTCTGCATGTCTGATAGAACTACAAGAAGTATTATAAtaaatccattgttttttttatgatcatgTCATGTTTTTGGACGTGTACCATCTTAGACTTATTTATACCCacttattaatgttttcaaaagaagatTTTTATGCTCACCGGGGCTGGATTTATTTAATCAGTGCattaaaaacagtataaacagtaatattgtgaaatattattacaatttaaaatgctttatttatgaatatattttataatgtaatttatttcttctgtcacatgatcctgcagaaatcaaaTGTATTTGCAGAAATTTTTCTACAAGCAGAAATTGGCTGATTTCGTGCTCAagaatcattaatattttattttgaaaaatgttagacCATTAGCCAAAATATTGTAGCCCATTGGATGCACAGCCTTTCACCTcaacaacaaaagtaaaaaagcaGGGAGAGTTTTCTCTTAGCTTTTAAAAGGTAATGATTTAAAGTATTCTAAATTTGCAGGATTATGCAGTTAgttcttttgtattattattttagttttgtgtttatttactgttttttcccTTGTTGTCTGTAACCCAGAATAGACCTGCAAATCTTTTTGGGGTTACAACATGCCAGTTAAGAACCACAGCTATAAAATACCATGACATTCCATCTAAACACTATTTTGCTACATATAAATATGGTAATTCTTGCTTCAAAGTATCTTGTACCATCATTGTACCATGGTGCAAccacaatactttttttaaggATAAGATGAGTTTAATTAGCACACCAGCAAACCAACTAACCAAATGTTTGCAGCGTTATGAGCTGTTTCTGTCTTTTGCGTTTGTGGTCTAGACAGACTCTGCTTCAAGGTTACTGTTCCCCACAAGTAAGTACAGTGATGATGGGTTTGAACATTTTCTCAAGACTGTTACCTGACAACAAACAGCATTAAGTATGGCAGCTGGAGCAGTACTGAGAAGAAACTGATATAAACAATGTGATTGGACAAGCAATTCATCAGCCTGCAGTTACAACATTTAGGTTTTTTGTTATTTGgttgaaatgtaaattatttggggcagcagaaaataaatatatgtaaacttTCTCTGAAATACGAGCCAtttgtacactttaaaaaacactttatgttTAGCCACAGCAATAAAAGTTCAatgtaatttacagtttttacaaaacctgtgtgtgtgtgtttgtttgtgtgtgtgtgtaggtactGGATAGCTGAATTCCCTGCAGAGTTTGATCTGGATCTGGGTTTGATCCGTCTTACAGAAGAATTTCGAGATGCAGCCGCTCAGCTGGGTGGTGATGAGCACATTAAACTACTTGACATTTCTACAATGTGAGTGCTGTTACAAACACTGGCTCAGGTTCTGAAGGTTGTGTATTTGCTCAAAGCATGCCAATCATTGACTGTGTCATTACTATTGACCTATTTGGCTTAATCATGAGCACCGTTTTGATTgaaatgaaaatactttgttgTAAATTCAAACGTTGCCCTTTTATGGCATAATTTGACACTAATGAGCATGTGTTTTAATCACTGATTATGTGGAAATGATTGCAGAGAGCATTGTGCACCTGTCACTAAGCCTTTGTCACTAACACTAAATGGCATCTTAAATTTTGCACATTATAATTCATGAGATCATTTCATGATTATATTATGAGATTATAGCAGATGTCTTGTCAGAATGAGCCTAAACTACATTTTTGTTGTAGCTGTTTGTTGTGCTGCGACATTAGTGAGACAACAGTGTGACATTATATAGAGGAAgatctattttctaaatattatgttgagttaatattgttatattgttggAGAATAACCCGCTAAACTACACGGAATAACGTTTGTCTTTTCAGCCCCTCGTATGACTGGATGCGTAAACTGACTCAGCGAAAGAAGCAGGTGAAGAAGGGTAAAGCGTCACTGCTGTTTGATCATCTGGAACCCATTGAGTTGGCCGAACACCTCACCTTCTTAGAGTACAAGTCCATCAGGAGGATATCGGTTAGTGTGCACAGCAGAAATGGAAAAAGAGTGTTTCCTTCACCTGGGAAGGCCGGCAGCTGTAGTGGACTTACGTCAGTGAAGATAAtgcgtgtgtttgtttttgtgatatagaaagaaaaaaggacTACGCATATGAGAACAGACTTTGGTTCACTTATCAGCTCTGCTGATTTTTTTCCGTCGGCCTGCATTGTTATTCTTAGCAGCTAACAGTCaagtatttttttagttaacaaaCATCCTTCCTTTATCCATTCCTCCCTTCTAAATCAGTACTAAGCTTTGGAAAAAGTAATGTGATAGAAACCatgacatttaaaggaatagttcacccaaaaatagccatttgatgaaaatgtactcaccttcagtaGTGGTAGTTTGCACTCACATTCTaaaggatctattggtgagcaagtgatgtaatgctaaatttctccaaatttgtcccgattaagaaacaaactcatctgtatcttggatggcctgagggagtgTAAATTTACTGCAAACTGTATATTTACAGTAACCATCTTAATGAACCTATTCACTAGAATGAAACCAATTCAGACTGGCAATTTAATTTAGCATGTTTATTCACAAGTGTCAAAAATTAGTTTGTTACTGGAAAAGGTTTGTTACTTTAAAAACAGCTGAACTACTTTGTTTCTTTCTAAAACTAGTATGAATGTGTCTCTGTTTATGTCCTCAGTTCACAGATTACCAGAGTTATGTGATTCACGGCTGTCTAGTAGATAACCCCACATTAGAGCGCTCCATCGCTCTGTTTAACGGGATCTCCCAGTGGGTTCAACTGATGGTTCTCAGTAAACTTACCCCTCAGCACAGAGCAGAGGTCATCAACAAATACATCCATGTTGCACAGGTAAGAACATAAATTTATCTTCAGTTGTCTAACTGGATTGCAAGAAtgtagtaaaatatataataataaagggGTAAGAAATAAAGGAACAGGAAATGCAGCTTCAAGGTAACGAAGCCCATAAAATGATTGAATTACTCATTACGGAAGACTAAGTTTGGTAAAAGGCCAGGATCCTGAAAAATAAGCATGCATTCTGAGTAGCGCACTAAAGCGACACACTGTCGAACTGTACCGTTGATTACGCAAATGCGAGACCCTTCACCCAGCAAACCAGTTTCTGTCAGTGCATTCTGAAAGCAGCTAGATGACATTTCCAGGCCCTTTGATATGTAAATGTCTGTCAGCGAAAGAGTGCGAGGAAGCCGCCTGCCTGCTCTCACGCCGCCGGGGGTGTATGAAACGCCTCTATTGTGAAGAGCATCCAGGCATCCCTTTAGTACAAAGCCTGTGCTTTTAGTATCTGTTTTAAGGCCTGCTGGGCATGATCCGTGTCAGCTAATAGATGTTAAGTGTTGAGCTGTCGAGTTGCTGGAGCTCCAGTAATAAAGGAGAGCTCTGCTTTTATGAGATCAGCCAGCACTTGTGCAATTATGCTCCAAATGAAAAGCCCTAGATTATATGTGAACTAATGgatcaatatctatctatctatctatctatctatctatctatctatctatctatctgtctatctatctaattatctatctatctatctatctatctatctatctatctatctatctatctatctatctatctatctatctatctatctatctatctatctatctatctgtctgtctgtctatctgtctgtctgtctgtctgtctgtctgtcctatcaAATATcccatttatttatctatctgaCAGTCTATATGATTCTTCTGTCTCTTTCAGAAACTGCTCCACCTACAGAACTTTAACACGTTGATGGCTGTGGTCGGGGGTCTGAGTCACAGCTCTATTTCCCGCTTGAAGGAAACTCATTCTCACCTCAGCCCAGAGGTCACCAAGGTGCAACATTCACTGCAATAACAGCTGTTTAGTTTTCTCTAAGAATTATTAAGAAACTATTCACTCCCTTGTCCGTAAAATCAAGCTGTCATTGGAGGCCAACTCCCAGTGCTGAAGCAGTACATGTGATGTTACTTTTAGGAAACATTGTATGAGGCATAATCATATTCAAAAGTATTTCAAAAATGGCTTAGAAAAGTATAGTTTGTTGTACAAATGTTTCGCACACAGCGCTGAGGTTACTTGGTTTGACATTTTGTTATGTAATGCAAATGAATACATTTAGGTTGAATTTAAGTGTCTGAATACAAATTCAAACGCCTGTATATGAGAAATGAactgacaagaaaaagaaaacaagtagtgaGACGTGTGATATCTAGAACATATAAAAGAAAGAGGTGATTAATTTCACTAACTGTCTGTCCAGATCTGGAATGAAATGACAGAGCTGGTTTCGTCAAAAGGCAATTACTGTGCTTACCGCAAAGCCTTCAGTGAAAGCGAAGGGTTTAAGATCCCAATCCTAGGTGTTCACCTGAAGGACCTGATCGCCGTGCACGTGGTCTTCCCAGACTGGGTGGAGGATGGGAAAGTGAACATTGTGAAGATGCAGCAGCTGTATCTCACCTTTAATGAGCTGGTGTCCCTGCAGAGCGCTGTGGCTCAGGTGGAGCCCAACATGGACCTGATCTACCTGCTCACTGTGAGTTCTGCTCGCATGTCTGTGCTCGTCAGTCTCCACATTCAATCAAAGCCTCACCGCAGCACTGAATCacagttgttttcatttattaattaaaatgaggggctttttgtttgttttatgtctgtttttgtaAAGCTGTCCTTGGATCTGTACTACACAGAGGATGAAATTTATGAGCTGTCCCTTCTTAGAGAACCCCGTAACCCTAAATCTCAGGTAAGAGATTTGtcttaaaaatattgaaaaaaaaaatattcaaataaaaaataaaattgtatttataaaatattattattgtatttttgatataaaattcagtaaatgtggccttgatgaacataacaatcttttttaaaaagaaaaagctttGAACTGCAGTGTTATGACTCATAGCCACTTATTCAACATGTTTTGGTAATTTAAGTGGAAATTTATAAGGTTATCCTGTCTTATACTGTAACTCATTTGATATTTGTGTTCACACCTGTAACTGTAACAGGCTGCTTCTTCCtttctcaaataattttttactggAAAGGGCTTTTGTAATAATTAGTGCAGAAcagaattaatttcataacatCCATGATTTTTTTCTGCAGCCCACCTCACCCACAACGCCCAACAAACCTATGGCTCCGCTGGACTGGGCCTCTGGGGTCACCACCAAACCAGATCCCTCGGTGGTCAACAAACACATCAGGAAAGTCGTGGATGTAAGATGTTGTCAACATCAATACTCACAGACATTTATGATATTGAAAACATTAGAGTTCAGGTTTTATATAAATTgaaatgattttcatattttttcaaatatataaatgccACCAATTGTTTTGCAGTTCTGTAAAACCAGAATATAAGGGGCTGATTATGTCAAACCTATTTCAGAGGCTCCAAAGATCCTGAATGGTTTAATCATATGAATTTGATTATATGGTAGATTACATCAGTGTACATTTTTATGCCACATACAGAGAACAGTCCAGTCATTTAacagatttatgtatttaactTCTGCTCAATGCAACACATTCACTAAACTCGTGTATTCCTGTTTTTCATTGCATGTGAAGTCTGTCTTTCGTAACTACGACCATGACCATGACGGATACATATCTCAGGAAGACTTTGAGAGTATTGCTGCAAATTTCCCTTTCCTCGATTCCTTCTGTGTGCTTGATAAAGACCAGTAAgtaggaaacacacacacacacacaaaatgtgtgaTTCTTGTAAAAGGCCCCTGCAGTGCCAAACTGCTAATAGTGTTTCTTGGCGAGAGCAGCTCATAGTCTGTGTCGATGATCCTTTATAAGCCTGGGCATAGATTCAGAAGCGCTCTATGATATTGGAAGGGACACATTTTCAGTACATCATCTCATTTCTGACAGGGTCAATTTAGTGTCTGGTTCTTCTCAACCATGCTAAACTCGTAAGCGTGCTTTATCGCTGCAAATGGAGCAGAGCATGGCATGTCGACTAAACATTACAGTGATGTAATAttgaaacaacaataacaaattattaaattgcagtgttttttgagttttgggaaaattaagcatatttttaaGCCTGAAGCTTTCTGAACCACTAGATGAACACATAaaagtttatgtatttaattttaacgATCAGTGAAAATGCATCATGTGTAAATGCAGCATTAGTGACTTCAGGCCATGCAGCTACTCAGTGTGGGTTACCTGCTGCACTGTTAAAAGGCTGAAGGTCATGACTCCTGGTGAAGAATGCACAGCATCAggcacacacagactctctcacacactcacaaattcCCCAGGCGTCCTCTGTGGTTTATCTTAGCAGTTCAGTGCTCAAAGTGCATTACTGGCATGTGACTGCATGCTTTTCTTCTGAGCTCTGGCGCTCACACTTATGATTCTGTTCAGATATCGTACCTGTTTTGACACAGGAACCAAATGCTTTATGAGCTGGAGGCTATCATGATGATCTCTCTCTTTTTGTGCAGGGATGGATTGATCAGTAAGGATGAGATGATGGCATATTTCCTGCGTGCCAACCCGCTGCTGCAGTGTAAGATGGGGCCTGGTTTTATTCACAACTTCCAGGAGATGACTTACCTGAAGCCAACATTCTGTGAACACTGCGCTGGATTTGTAAGAGCTGATTTTATTTGGCTCATACTAAATATACGTCTTTCCTGTGCAACGCTTATGCAAAGATACTCTCTAGGACCAAAGTGCAGTAGAAGACTTCTGAGGgttcagctctgtgtctgtgcaaACAAGCATATCTAACAAGACTCGAGTTTACCACAACATCACTGAACCAATGCAGACAGTGTTTAAAGGTTAAATCCAACCTTAAAACCACAGTCTCTAGCTGTTTTTCACTCCCAAGATTTCTGGCTAGTCGAGTTACATATTTTATTGCTGTTCTTCTCATTACAGGCCAAGTGGCTgactgttaaaaataatgaaatacactactgttcataagtttggggtcagtaacatttaaatttttcttaaagaaatgcaatacttttatttatcaaggatgctttaaatgaatcaaaattgacaataaaaatgcagttcttatttactttctattcatcacagtttctacaaaaatacgtgcactgttttaacattgataataagaaatgtttcttgagcagcatattagaatgatttctaaaggatcatgtgaccctgaagtaatggctgctaaaaattcagcatttgtaattacattaataaatgaccatttttacattttaaattataatcttTCACAATGTCACTCTTTCAACTGcactttttatataaagaaataaataaaataaagcagccttgatgagcataaaatacttctttcaaaaatataaaaaattattacagaccccaaacatttcaacaaagttacagtaaataatgtttttggatcatttaacaaaatataaaacaagactggaattttttatacagtacatgacagaaaacaacatatatatattgataatataatacaatgccattcagacatttttaagtgtccaCATACTTTTGAGGGTCATTGTATGCAAAAACCTCCAGCCATGGACACACAGAAGTTGTCTTTCCTACTAAATGCAACACATTTCCTGTTTCCACTGAACTGAATATTCTGGGCTGATGAACTATAGAATAAGTGTATACACTACAGCGAGTGTTTAGTCAAAGTCACTGCTGCTCAAATTGTTCTGTATTTACACAGATGGTTAGACAGGAATCTGCTGAGTTAACACACACATTCttttaaacagacacacacacacacacacagacaaagatCCACCTTGTCACACAATATTGCACAGGAAGGGTGCAACGTGTGGAAGTATCCTGTTTATTACTCATGGGTCTGTGTACAGAAAACTGTAAACTCAAATGGCATGAACTTGCTGCTTCTGTCCCCAATTCCTAATTGCTCTCAtgcttctctctctccattttgtTCTCTTCATGCCCTTCCTCTTCACCCCGTCATCCATGTTTTCAGCTCTGGGGAATTATTAAACAAGGATACAAGTGCAAaggtaagaaataaataaatagggcaAATCACAATGATGTTGATGCTTGAACAGGGCACTGATTTTGTAAATTCACTATTAGtttcttttattctgtttatttagttGATATTAGTGGCTTGTTATCtcctatttataattatttttttttaaataatataaatcggTCCCATGCATAtgtgcataaaatatttttttatttactttctttattgTATACATTGTCATTTATAAATCCAGATAAATGCACACtctctgttgtttgttttcagacTGTGGTGTGAACTGCCATAAACAGTGTCGTGAGCTGCTGGTTTTGGCGTGTCGGCGTCTCCCTCGGTCAACTTCGCTGGGCAATGTGTCTCCTGGAGCGCTCACACACAGTTCTTTACCCAGCAGCCCCAGCCTGCCCACCTGTAAAGGTGAAAACACACCTGTACAGTACATCACCTTCTGCTTATCTCAGAGTAAAACAGCATGAAATGCATAGATGAGTgtgatgtctctctctctctctctcgctctctctcaggCAAACATAAACACGCACTTGCCACTAAAAATTGCTGTAATGTCTTTTctatatccatttaaaaaaatcatctaaTGTGAAAGTAAATTCAGaaatctcacacacaaaaaattatctttgtaaattttcactgaaaaattacagtaaaaatatctaaacatcctttaaaAAAGGCTCAATTTATTTGAGAAGCACAATTATGTGAAATTGTGTGAGACTTATTTTCAGAgaacatttgaatttttctagttttatatatatatatatatatatacataatatacatactatatacatgatattatattatattt is from Cyprinus carpio isolate SPL01 chromosome B17, ASM1834038v1, whole genome shotgun sequence and encodes:
- the LOC109077378 gene encoding ras guanyl-releasing protein 3-like isoform X2, whose protein sequence is MGSFTLGKAASLELLLEACIHAFDDEGELHENQLPRTLLLMHRWYVSSTELAGKLLIMYRDCRGDDCQRTRLKICYLMRYWIAEFPAEFDLDLGLIRLTEEFRDAAAQLGGDEHIKLLDISTIPSYDWMRKLTQRKKQVKKGKASLLFDHLEPIELAEHLTFLEYKSIRRISFTDYQSYVIHGCLVDNPTLERSIALFNGISQWVQLMVLSKLTPQHRAEVINKYIHVAQKLLHLQNFNTLMAVVGGLSHSSISRLKETHSHLSPEVTKIWNEMTELVSSKGNYCAYRKAFSESEGFKIPILGVHLKDLIAVHVVFPDWVEDGKVNIVKMQQLYLTFNELVSLQSAVAQVEPNMDLIYLLTLSLDLYYTEDEIYELSLLREPRNPKSQPTSPTTPNKPMAPLDWASGVTTKPDPSVVNKHIRKVVDSVFRNYDHDHDGYISQEDFESIAANFPFLDSFCVLDKDQDGLISKDEMMAYFLRANPLLQCKMGPGFIHNFQEMTYLKPTFCEHCAGFLWGIIKQGYKCKDCGVNCHKQCRELLVLACRRLPRSTSLGNVSPGALTHSSLPSSPSLPTCKDDDEVFTFPAVSSSSGSDLEGKSITLMTGSAQRISVRLQRATTSQATQTEPLWPENGWVAVADSGSHTFPKMRYRPHRKASKSKGFARWENDTQCSAATRNSRNSQEHSEESQQNGLTEQHMNKTRTSEIS
- the LOC109077378 gene encoding ras guanyl-releasing protein 3-like isoform X1 produces the protein MGSFTLGKAASLELLLEACIHAFDDEGELHENQLPRTLLLMHRWYVSSTELAGKLLIMYRDCRGDDCQRTRLKICYLMRYWIAEFPAEFDLDLGLIRLTEEFRDAAAQLGGDEHIKLLDISTIPSYDWMRKLTQRKKQVKKGKASLLFDHLEPIELAEHLTFLEYKSIRRISFTDYQSYVIHGCLVDNPTLERSIALFNGISQWVQLMVLSKLTPQHRAEVINKYIHVAQKLLHLQNFNTLMAVVGGLSHSSISRLKETHSHLSPEVTKIWNEMTELVSSKGNYCAYRKAFSESEGFKIPILGVHLKDLIAVHVVFPDWVEDGKVNIVKMQQLYLTFNELVSLQSAVAQVEPNMDLIYLLTLSLDLYYTEDEIYELSLLREPRNPKSQPTSPTTPNKPMAPLDWASGVTTKPDPSVVNKHIRKVVDSVFRNYDHDHDGYISQEDFESIAANFPFLDSFCVLDKDQDGLISKDEMMAYFLRANPLLQCKMGPGFIHNFQEMTYLKPTFCEHCAGFLWGIIKQGYKCKDCGVNCHKQCRELLVLACRRLPRSTSLGNVSPGALTHSSLPSSPSLPTCKDDDEVFTFPAVSSSSGSDLEGKSITLMTGSAQRISVRLQRATTSQATQTEPLWPENGWVAVADSGSHTFPKMRYRPHRKASKSKGFARWENDTQCSAATRNSRNSQEHSEESQQNGLTEQHMNKTRTSEVQLREKHLI